The Vespa velutina chromosome 15, iVesVel2.1, whole genome shotgun sequence DNA window ATGTATTATTGCTTCCAagttgatttattttcgaaatcttGCATACGCTAGCGAATTTTTCTGGATACATTATTTCGTACTTGGCGAATCTTTGAAACAATTCCGGAAACCAAAGCATCAGCGTATAGTACGAGGCCGTAATACAGCATATGAGAATGAATACGTTAAGACTTCTCATAATGTGGAGTGgtttaaaaagagatatcGTTTGCGTATACATCGAATGCACAATCGCAcggaaattattcattttactttCCTCCTTCGAATTTTCATAATTGTTGATTTTCAAAGTTTTATGTAAAGGATTTTCACTTTTAGCGAGTATTTCCTGTTCAGATTTGACAAGAGGACATCCCTTAGAATAACATTTCGATTAAGAATGCGCACGATAATGAATacttacgaaatatttttccaccGGATTACCAGTATTTtcggaatatatttttccaagTACCACGGCCAATTCCGACATTTGCATAATTTCGCCAAGAAATTTGGGACTTTCAGTGAAATGTAACGTCCAAAAACCGATAATTAATGACGGAAGGGAACATATTAAAACGAATAGATTCCAAGAGTGAAATACGAAAGGTTTCGTATCGAAATCAAACTTTAATGGAATAATTATCCAACCGATAActggaaattaataataaatcatatttattaataagttcATTAGACATGCCGATTGAAAAGCAATGAAATACTtggacaataaaaatatactttgaagaatacgtaaaataatataatgaaatcatCGTTCTTACGTGGTGCCACCGTAAGACCTAATGTCCATGCCATCTCCAACCAAGAAAGTAATGtctctttatattttgttgGTTGACATTCTCCTAAATAAACAAAGAGCGTCCCGCTTTGTCCGCTTAACCTAGGGAAGGATACTACTACTTTAACTACCTACTACAACTATTACTTTACGCTTGCGCTTTTGTATTGAAAGaagttaaaaatcattaataagtTTTTTTCACCGTTTaatcaaatgaaagaaattaatcgatttgagaatgatatttaattatcaatccGTTAAGAGGAGTTCTAACGTAACAATGAGCGTTTCGATTTTTTTAAGGGGGCTTTTATCAAATGCTCTTGCGTAATGGTGAAATAAATGGTGAACTCACGAGAATCCGctgagaaatttaaataataagaataatccaTAGTGTGGGACGATGCTACagaaaatttcaaacgttCCTTGAAGAAACAATGAGATCGTCAAAGTTTTTATTCTACCTTTGATTCCGGCATAACAACCCCAAAAGTAACAGCCGCAAGCCATTCCTGTGTTTACAAATATTAGTTAATTAATCATTAGGCTATGTAATTAACTGGTCGATGAAACTGCTCATTCACGAGAATGAATTTTGTTTCagttaattatattgattttttgataatattttcaatataacttttaattatacactcttaaatattatacactTCTTTATCTTCGAAACGAGATAAAAAGTTATGTCAAACCAATTTGATTTTGAGGAAAAACTAAAGTGGAACTTTCGAAAAATTGTACAGACGAGACAGTATCCCAATTTTGGAAAGAAGaactatatataatgaaagtgCTTTTTGGAATCTTTTGCTTTTGCtaaaaaatgatttgattttattcaaaCGATTCAAACCCGTTCTATGTTGAAAATTGAacttttattatgtttaattacaCATATCATAAAACTCGTATTAAAACATCAGTAAAATTGGATTGAGGATAACTTATTCTCGTATTTCGAAGCATTTCTGAACAactgtactatatatatatatatatatatatattttatatgtataaatatatatccggacgagaatgaaaatattgaatccttattaccgattaaaaatataatattgatgtTCCCTTTTTCGATCGTGCTCATTTGAAAATCGCATGCTGCGGAAGGAAGAATAAATCCGATGCTGCTTATACTGAGTGCTGTGTTCAGATAAATCAGACTACAAAGGGCCATCACCTTCAGATTGAATTTACCAAAGCCTAATCGGCAAAGACCGagtataatgattaatataataaagatgtgcgacaaagaaagtaataacgtgactatttaaaaaaagattatgcGATTGGTATTTATTTGTCGAGTTATTAACGAACCTGTTTCGTTAAGGGCAAGTTGGACCAATTCTTCTAAATCTATCTCGCTAGACGCATCtgcattgaaaataatgtccaagtgaaattttcaattgattattttcaaggGAGGTatagtaaaaggaaagaaaaagtgctaattacaatgaagaaaaaatgaatcgcTTTCCGTAGTTTACCTTACCTTTTGACATTTGTATCGACGATTGCTTCATTTCTATGTCTTTCTCACCCATTGAAAATAACTTTCGTTGAAGATCCCTTAATGAATTCTTCAGGAGCGATTTCTTGGAAATGAATGATGCACGGAAGAACGTATTCGCACATATAAATGTTCATAAGCTAGAGTTGAATCGAATGGATATTTGCTCAAAACTAGAGCAAATGCGGCACTGTGAACTGAACAAAATCAACAAGGTCTATAATCACGCGATCAAAACTCGGAATATGTATTGTAAGATTGATGCGATATTGATATGATAAGAAGTTTCACAATTTTCGTACGAATTCGCACGGGAAAGCAAGTGGAAATAAATGATACCAAGTGGAAAGAAATCGAAGCATGTGGATATCCTTCGGTAAAGACGGtgaatacaataaaaattctgTCTGATGCGCttgctttttaaataatatgcaTATCCCCTCTACGTCTTTGCTGAGTTTTTTTCCTATGTAAAGGCTGCTTGAAAGCtgagtaattatttttataatagtaaagataaaaataaatggaaaaagtaaatagaaagaaataataagtattCGTAGTATTGAATTTCCTCGTATTTTCATAGAATAGTAATCATTAACATTAATCGAAGACCAGCCGTGAGGCGAGTTACGTAAGAACGTTTTGCAAAATCGTTTcgtatatcttattatttttttttttttttttttttttttctcccgatattacattatttctaCTTTGGTAAATGCGTACGTTTTCATTCATCTTTCCTGCTCCCATATTTATTCacacatttttcttatcattacgTTTCAAGAAATGTCAAGAGATCGCTATTATTCACTACTTTTATTACCTCAAATATGTCCAGTTGCATTTTTCGTTTAATGTATAATTCGATCGTATATTACGAATTTAATCGAGTTTGATCTATCGAAAATGTACACATACTCTTCAAAATATTGGGCAATtcttacataattattataataaaagctGTGATTTCAAACATaaacgagagaagaaggatCAAAAGATAGAACAACGATTATCATCAACATAAATGAATCGTTTAAGATTACTTTCGAAAGAACAAACATTGGAAATGTAAGggatataaaaggaaaaacaaaaccaCAGCAAAGTACTAAACATGGACGAAACATGGGATCTTTATCGAAAAGTCACAGAATTTTTTCTACCACGATTGTATCTCTACAGGTAGTATCAACCTTACTCGTCGAATCTcacataataatagtagtataataaatatgcataatatacgtgtgtgtgtctgtgtgtgtgtgtgtgttttatatatatatatatatatgtatatatgtatatagatatatatgtatatatgtatatatgtatatatttttagatgaaattatgaataaatatatatgtacgtcatgatcgatgataaaactttgttcttttctcttttagtaCAGAAGACGAATCAACCAATGTCTTATATCTGAATATCATTATCCTGTTACTGATATCGTCTTTTTAATGCATATCAGGAAGAATCGAGCAAAGTGAAACGAATACGTGACTTATTGTAATACGAAACATAAGAACGGAATTACAATCGTCAATGGACATTTCTCATCGCTACAcgcgtttgtgtgtgtgtgtgtgtgtgtgtgtgtttgtgtatacatattaaGTTCCGTGTATAATTCAAAGTGCCTtgggtatatatgtatatatatatatacagagtcGTTACAATAATACATGTAATAATGcgaatataaatactttttcttccttcattttgACCAATCCAATTCGTTGCATCTGTGTGGGTGTTTACTTCCTTAAAATGACACGAGGTCACGTTTCTTCGTACAATTAAGTTCTCTCATTGTTTAATCGAGAGTTTCTTTTCCCGTTCGTGGAAGTATAAATGACAAAAAGCCGCATACTGAAATTCAATAGAAATCATATCGTTAGaacgatatataaagaatataacgaaaaatatatagacgTACGGGCACACGCGCATGCACACACCAACGAGcgctctcttttcctttcgtaaaaaaatatttatttaaaacttaCGAAACAAGAAGGCAGCGAATATCACTATAGGAACGACACAGgctaaatcaattaaataaccGAATATTAAGTTTCCAACCAAAGCGCCTAATCGACCCATCGTTAGAGATAACGCTGCTGCCATTACCCTGGAGATAAAAtcagtattaattaattatcatttaacaaaaatatatcctATATTCGTATAGGAATAAATAGATTCTACATGTTTaacagaataatataaatctaggtttattaaaatcttcaaaaaagcaataatattACCACTTTTTACcgtatttcaaattaaaatgaaaatattcattcgtttgattctttttttttttttttttttttctttttctcccttttttctgtttatattacttagataacaatatttaaattgtaaatcgAATAAACATGAGATGCAAATTGGGTGTATATGATCGTCGTCACGTGATAAATTAAAACGGGAAAAATTGCACATCTTATATGCATGTCccattaaatgataataaattatcgttatgtaTAGTGCTttcacgaataaataaatcttgaaAGGTAACATCGCGTTTAGTTTGCTTACCTGAGATTCGTCGGGAACATGTCAACGATTATGCAATAAACTAAAGAGATGCCGAGCGACGTTAAAGCTTCAAAGATGCACGATAGTACTAGATTCTGAGTGGAGTTTACGACGAAATAAAAACCTACGGTTACTGCACCGGAGACTAGCAACGATAAGACTGTAATAAAAAGCAATTCATTATTAGTAGCAACCATATGCCAGTTGCATCCACTTTTTCAGGCATTAGGAGTTTAATTATCTTGTTAGAATTCTCGCTAGAAACTTAATCTTAACTCTATGACCCGATCTTTCTTTCGGCTCGGccgaaacgaataaatattttagacAATATTTACTCGttcctttttgtcttttctttctttcatatagaATATGTtgtcgtaataaaatatttagatttctatttaataaaggAACAAACGGAATCGTCTTGAAATATTGCActgaataaaagaagaaagaaaaagtcgcaatatttcctctttaatatcgaataaCTCTTGTCTAAACAATTTTTCGGAAAAATTCTGTGTTCCCGAGATAAAAATTGTTCACTCGCATTTTGTACTCTCggtatatattctaatatagtattattatattatattaaaagatatgacTCATAgacttgaaaagaaaatattgaaaatttggcATAtgcaataaagaaataattttataacgacgataagaaatataatatagaaaatggtgatatggatatattttgtttttctccgaCTTAAAAGTTATATGACATTATAGGGAGTTAATTTAGATTCGAAGTACTTACTTAGGAAAAATTTCGCTCCCAATTTGTGTACAAAAATTGGCAATATGATGGAACCGGGTATGCAGGCGAGACCAATGTAAACGGTATGCAGATAAACGTTTACACCTATGGTTGTTTCGCATCCATAAGGATCCAAATTGGTTGCATTGTCTGAGAGCGCTGACACTATACAAACGGACGTGGTCTTGCCAGGATTATCATGCTCGAATTCTTCGAATCTAAAAATCCACGATAGTGAAAAGATCGTGAAGAATCGCCATTACAATACGATGACGCAATATCGTAATAGCGTCGGAATTATtgagacgaaaagaaatatcattttcaaagtGTATTATTTTACCTAGTAAATAATTCAGGGAACCAGACCATAAGAGTATAGTAACTGCTAGTAAGCCCGAATTGAATGGCACAAGCGAGTAACGTATTACGAAGATAAGGAGGTTTGTAAAGAGACATCGTTAATTCCCAAACCTCCGAAAAAAGAACTTtcagatcttttttcttatgaagTTTCAATGATCTCGTGCTCTTGTCCTTATTGTTCGTCTTTTCTTGCAAGCATTTAACCTgggaaaaatgattttaagagAACGATTAGACGGCATTAGGGGGCTAATCAAATCGTATAATTcttacgaaaagaagaaaagaaaaaaaaggaaggaaagattattaattaattaaagttaataattactGGATATGTTTCAGGATCTTGACCAGTATTTTGAGCATAGATCCATTTAAAGACTTCTAAGGCAGCGTCTGCCTCACCGCACTCAAGCAAGAACTTTGGACTCTCTGGAAAAGCGAAGAGCCAAAGCCCCAAGACGATCGAAGGTAAGGCACAAAGTGCCACAAAGAGATTCCAAGATTTGAAGTGAAACACTTCCGATTCGTACCAAAGGTCCAACGGTACGATTAACCAAGCAATTACTGTAaagataatttctctttcttcttttatccgttataatattattccttCGAATTAACGAACGATTAATCAGAAAGGTTACTTACGaggtaataatattacacCGACCGTCCAGAACATTTCCATCCAACATAGGCACCTTTCGCGATATTTGGTCGGCTGAAATTCGCCTAAATATGGGAAACAAATTCCCATCGCGCCGGTCACCCTGTttcaatagaaagaaatacgttaattttcgttaatttgaatttcgttaatttaaatttcgttcaattatttcattgcATCTTTTTATACGCATTCAAAGCGACTGGTTACATACGCGAATCCATTAAAAAACCGGAAGACTAGAAAGACCCAATAGTATTGGACGAACGACGAAATGACGCCGACTATTCCGTCCATTAACAAGGTAGCTATCAATACTACTTTTCTACCTTTGGTATCAGCCAGGCATCCCCATATATATGATCCAACCACCATACCTACGAATGGATAATTCGAATGGAAAAAATTcgttaaaattctttataatatattattaaccgagtaattataataattggtatgcttaaataatatttacccAACATTGGAGATGCCGTTAGCCATCCTTTTGCAGTGGAATCCATTTCCAGGTCGCACTGTGCGGCAggtaaaacgaaagagagtaTTGTAACGCCGATGGCCGTATCCATGTAAATTAGCCCGCATATTGCCAGTAACATGTAGTGAAACTTTCCAAATCCTATTAATGAGTGATGaacaataaataagaaattattgataaacaCGGCATATATCCCTATGTAATACTCaagacttttattatttttctttattttatttcaaagcgAGTCCAATAGTGATAAAACATTATTACAACGTCAAACACAAatttataaacgaaagaataaattgttttattatttaagaaaataggGATGACAAGATTGTAATTAcaagtttttaattattaaatcatatctTTGACTTTGATCAAAAATGTTTAACAATTGTACCAGTCACATGGATGATTTAACGTTACGATACGATTGCTGATAAGAAAACGCCAGGCGTTTTTCTAATGGacgcatatatctatatatgtatgccaTTTTACAAATCGTTTATACTAATTGctaaagtattaataaatttaataaaaataaaatacacgaTGGTTCATCAAAGTaagataaagaattaaaagtttcaactcgataagatattatttttttttttatcaatgaacaTACCTGTTACGGTGATTGCATGCTCGAAGTCGGCACCTCCGTCTGCCAAGAAATCGAGTCCTGCAAAgacaataagaaataatatatgtgtatatatgtgtatgtatatacatatatatacacatatatatataaatataaatatgtataaatatatgtaaatatataaaaatttaatttgaaagtCGTCACGAAACGGTAACGACTTATTTCAATAGTTCGcctaatagaaaataatttctgatCTCGATCATTTTCCTTGTTCGCATAATCtttcttcgagaaaaaaaaaaaaaaaagagagagagagagagagagagagagagagagaaaagaaaaaaaacctacCCATGATGATCGTTCGTGGTCAAACGAGACTTGTTCAAATCGCAAAGTGTCCTCGTCAGTTTTGATGGTGCGGAAATTACGACGAAGGACTTTCTTTGGGGGGTCCTGCAGGCAGCTACGATGATGCACTGTCGCTTTCCCGTACGTGTACCACGGTTTTGTCTTCTGCCGTAAAGGCTGCACGCCACGCTCATTGGTGAATACTCGGTGGTATCTGATCGCCGTCTTTATCGCTTAAGCGAATTCGACGATTTCCACCGAGAGAATTTTCTCCCGATGTCTTCTCACCTATATCCCGACGAGATTCTTTTATTCTGGTCTtcctttgaaaagaaaagaaagaaactgatTGTTTTCTTCCGTGGCCGATCTCTATATTTTAAATCGGCGAACAAGCCAAAACCCTTCCCTTCTTCACTGTACCCTTAACGATTCTACCAAGAATACAACTAAGAATGACAACCAACCGATCTTTCACCTTAGCCTAATCGCCGGTGAATGAATGCTACTGGACAGAAATCGAATCTACCTTCTTTACGTATCTTGAGCCCATTACAGTAGCCCATTCTCTTAAGCGAGATAAGATATTATTACCCCTTCCCCGAGTCAatccaccttttttttttgttttctctctcactctctctctctctctctctctctctctctctctctctcttttctaatcGTCATGCCccgaaaaagaagagagctGGTACTCTTTTATTCATAAAGCATCTTTGATGGGAAGCACGTTCGAAATTAATGATCAAAATTTCAACAAAGAGTTAACCGAGGATCTTCATTATGAACGATTTTAATCACACTTAATCAACCAATggtaaatattttagaaatatctgAATGTTAGTTATAACGTACTATTTATACTAAATccgatcttttttcatttcatcaaATTTGAATATCTCTTCTTCGATCTCTCGGATTATCTCTgatgagataagaaaaaaataatattt harbors:
- the LOC124954379 gene encoding synaptic vesicle glycoprotein 2B-like, which produces MGLDFLADGGADFEHAITVTGFGKFHYMLLAICGLIYMDTAIGVTILSFVLPAAQCDLEMDSTAKGWLTASPMLGMVVGSYIWGCLADTKGRKVVLIATLLMDGIVGVISSFVQYYWVFLVFRFFNGFAVTGAMGICFPYLGEFQPTKYRERCLCWMEMFWTVGVILLPLIAWLIVPLDLWYESEVFHFKSWNLFVALCALPSIVLGLWLFAFPESPKFLLECGEADAALEVFKWIYAQNTGQDPETYPVKCLQEKTNNKDKSTRSLKLHKKKDLKVLFSEVWELTMSLYKPPYLRNTLLACAIQFGLTSSYYTLMVWFPELFTRFEEFEHDNPGKTTSVCIVSALSDNATNLDPYGCETTIGVNVYLHTVYIGLACIPGSIILPIFVHKLGAKFFLILSLLVSGAVTVGFYFVVNSTQNLVLSCIFEALTSLGISLVYCIIVDMFPTNLRVMAAALSLTMGRLGALVGNLIFGYLIDLACVVPIVIFAAFLFLCGFLSFILPRTGKETLD
- the LOC124954378 gene encoding synaptic vesicle glycoprotein 2C-like — its product is MGEKDIEMKQSSIQMSKDASSEIDLEELVQLALNETGFGKFNLKVMALCSLIYLNTALSISSIGFILPSAACDFQMSTIEKGNINIIFLIGMACGCYFWGCYAGIKGRIKTLTISLFLQGTFEIFCSIVPHYGLFLLFKFLSGFSLSGQSGTLFVYLGECQPTKYKETLLSWLEMAWTLGLTVAPLIGWIIIPLKFDFDTKPFVFHSWNLFVLICSLPSLIIGFWTLHFTESPKFLGEIMQMSELAVVLGKIYSENTGNPVEKYFEILAKSENPLHKTLKINNYENSKEESKMNNFRAIVHSMYTQTISLFKPLHIMRSLNVFILICCITASYYTLMLWFPELFQRFAKYEIMYPEKFASVCKISKINQLGSNNTLVLKRDIYDCENNIHDNVFSHTFLLGLACIPLSIILPLTVKYTGYKIYLIICTFLCTIVTIGFFFIKSSTQNLILSCIFEALISICMSIIFCVIVDLFPTNIRMMAIALAAFCARLGSFVGNWIFGYLIDNYCLSLILIVATQLFLSFILSCLTPGRFGQAKAIKNT